One Coffea arabica cultivar ET-39 chromosome 5c, Coffea Arabica ET-39 HiFi, whole genome shotgun sequence DNA window includes the following coding sequences:
- the LOC140007223 gene encoding uncharacterized protein has protein sequence MEDHLKDRQKLDELFKKNLQEAQNKMKLYADQRSERTFSVGDWVYLRLQPHRQTTMDLRGNTKLSTKYFGPYQVIHKIGKVAYMLKLPEGSKIHPVFHVSLLKRKVGKSATPVLQLPNVDEKGHPRVELVSVLDRRIVKRKNVVAIQWLIHWWGTTPAEATWEDTERIETEFPEFGSRVQDCLKEGQLS, from the coding sequence ATGGAAGACCATTTGAAGGACAGGCAAAAACTGGACGAGTTGTTTAAAAAGAATCTCCAGGAAGCTCAGAACAAAATGAAGTTATATGCTGACCAGAGGAGTGAGAGAACCTTCAGTGTAGGAGATTGGGTATACTTGAGGTTGCAACCTCACAGGCAAACTACTATGGACCTAAGAGGAAATACCAAGTTATCCACCAAGTATTTTGGACCTTATCAGGTGATCCACAAGATAGGGAAGGTGGCGTACATGCTTAAGCTACCTGAAGGATCTAAGATACATCCTGTATTCCATGTATCGTTGTTGAAGAGGAAGGTGGGAAAGAGTGCAACTCCTGTGCTCCAACTACCAAATGTAGACGAAAAGGGGCATCCGAGGGTGGAACTAGTGTCTGTACTAGATCGCAGAATTGTCAAAAGGAAGAATGTTGTAGCTATACAATGGCTCATTCACTGGTGGGGCACTACACCAGCTGAAGCTACGTGGGAAGATACTGAACGAATTGAAACGGAGTTTCCTGAGTTTGGATCTAGAGTTCAAGATTGTTTAAAGGAGGGGCAATTGTCATGA